The Candidatus Bathyarchaeota archaeon DNA segment TGGAGAGGGTAGGTAAAGGAAGCTACAGGCTCACCCCAGCCGGGGATCGGAAGAGCGTCGAGTAGGGAAAGCGTGTAGATCTCAGCGCTCGCCGTGGCAGTCAAACTCCAATCTATTTCGCCATTATTCACATCATTCCCTGAATTCTTCTTGATCTTCCAAATTCACTCTTTAGCTTCGTTTATATATCGGCTTCCGAAGCTTAATTTTGAGAAGTTTTGACCCTCAAGGAGGAGCTTCTTGGGCTCCTGGAGCGTGACAAGGAGTTCAGGTACGCAGTTGCCGGCCTCATAGGTTTAGAGGAGATATTGAAGCGCCTTGACAGGCATGAGGAAATACTAATGAGACATGAGGAAATACTGCTTAAGCATAGTGAGGAGCTTCTTAAGCTCAGGGAGGATACGAATAGGGGCTTCGAACTTCTAGAGAGGCACATATCAGCATTGGGTGCGAGGTGGGGCCTCATGGCTGAGGAAGCGTTCAGGGAAGGCTTGAGAGGCCTCTTGGAGAGGGAGTTCAAGTTCAAAGTCGACCGTTGGAGCATGTTCGATGAGGATGGGATTGTCTACGGCTACCCAAGCAACGTCGAGGTAGATGTGGCTGCAAGTGATGGGAGACACATCTTGATGGAGGTTACGTCCCATGCGAGGGTCCAAGACGTCTATACACTCAAGAGGAAGGCTGAACTTTACGAGAAGGCTACTGGGAAGAGGCCTCATAGACTGATTGTTGCCACACCATACGCTGA contains these protein-coding regions:
- a CDS encoding DUF3782 domain-containing protein — translated: MTLKEELLGLLERDKEFRYAVAGLIGLEEILKRLDRHEEILMRHEEILLKHSEELLKLREDTNRGFELLERHISALGARWGLMAEEAFREGLRGLLEREFKFKVDRWSMFDEDGIVYGYPSNVEVDVAASDGRHILMEVTSHARVQDVYTLKRKAELYEKATGKRPHRLIVATPYAEDKAKEACLRLGMELYTKV